One genomic window of Halobellus limi includes the following:
- a CDS encoding GtrA family protein, whose product MVRETVDALVSGVRFGKFVSVGAIGAVFDVTTTTALIVGFGVLGEYAKLVGAEVAIVVMFAINERWTFSELGAPGALPTLKRFLRSNLVRSGGLAVQFLIVRALRQLDVSVPVFGFDLWQLIPIPIAIGASMFLNYVAESLITWRVTRS is encoded by the coding sequence ATGGTCCGCGAGACGGTCGACGCGCTCGTCTCGGGCGTCCGCTTCGGGAAGTTCGTCTCCGTCGGCGCGATCGGCGCCGTCTTCGACGTCACCACGACCACGGCGCTCATCGTCGGCTTCGGCGTGCTCGGCGAGTACGCGAAGCTCGTCGGCGCGGAGGTCGCCATCGTCGTGATGTTCGCGATCAACGAGCGCTGGACGTTCTCCGAACTCGGCGCGCCCGGGGCGCTCCCGACGCTGAAGCGCTTCCTGCGCTCGAACCTCGTGCGCAGCGGCGGCCTCGCCGTCCAGTTCCTGATCGTCCGCGCGCTCAGGCAACTCGATGTTTCGGTTCCGGTGTTCGGCTTCGACCTCTGGCAGTTGATCCCGATCCCGATCGCGATCGGCGCGTCGATGTTCCTGAACTACGTCGCCGAGAGCCTCATCACCTGGCGCGTGACGCGGTCGTAG
- a CDS encoding DUF5790 family protein, producing MSSQSTLADDDLFGEAAAEMREEVESHLADARAELPDPDAVWEAEADNVLGVLNALRSALDVDDAQEHLRQAKKTFIVGQRADAFDDPDSLEAEVESVEELLTSIADAEELVGELTGTMPQLRSQLQEAADADSTADGETADAETADAETDADAEEADA from the coding sequence ATGAGTAGTCAGAGCACGCTCGCGGACGACGACCTGTTCGGAGAGGCCGCCGCGGAGATGCGCGAGGAGGTCGAGAGCCACCTCGCGGACGCGCGGGCCGAGTTGCCCGACCCCGACGCCGTCTGGGAGGCCGAGGCCGACAACGTCCTCGGCGTGCTGAACGCGCTCCGATCGGCGCTCGACGTCGACGACGCCCAGGAGCACCTCCGACAGGCGAAGAAGACGTTCATCGTCGGCCAGCGCGCGGACGCCTTCGACGACCCCGACTCCCTGGAGGCGGAGGTCGAGTCCGTCGAGGAGTTGCTCACCTCGATCGCGGACGCCGAGGAACTCGTCGGCGAACTCACCGGAACGATGCCACAGCTCCGGAGCCAACTGCAGGAGGCGGCGGACGCGGATTCGACCGCCGACGGGGAAACGGCCGACGCCGAGACGGCCGACGCGGAGACGGACGCCGACGCGGAGGAGGCCGACGCGTAG
- a CDS encoding glycosyltransferase — MNRSVGIVVPAYRPDPERLGGYLHALDEHLDPAVLRVEVDAPRSDLRERLGALPDCVEFSTADARRGKGAAITAGFEALSDAVDVLAFADADGSTPADSFAAVVDAVASGEFDLATGSRRHPDADVASHQTFARRRLGDGFAWLARRFLDVQLYDYQCGAKALTAETWRSVRAHLYEPGFAWDIELLSVAGALDCRIGEVPVRWEDRPESTVSTVGTTLRLARALVTSRHRARLLREDRVHELLDARRANEPSLVDRLAAAEAAEPAEAD; from the coding sequence ATGAACCGCTCCGTCGGGATCGTCGTCCCCGCCTACCGGCCCGACCCCGAACGTCTCGGCGGCTACCTCCACGCCCTCGACGAGCACCTCGACCCCGCCGTCCTCCGCGTCGAGGTCGACGCCCCCAGGTCGGACCTGCGCGAGCGGCTGGGAGCCCTTCCCGACTGCGTCGAGTTCTCGACCGCCGACGCCCGGCGCGGGAAGGGCGCGGCGATCACCGCCGGGTTCGAGGCGCTCTCCGACGCCGTCGACGTGCTGGCCTTTGCCGACGCCGACGGCAGCACCCCGGCCGACTCCTTCGCGGCCGTCGTCGACGCCGTCGCCTCGGGCGAGTTCGACCTCGCGACCGGATCGCGCCGTCACCCCGACGCCGACGTCGCCTCGCATCAGACCTTCGCGCGGCGCCGCCTCGGCGACGGGTTCGCCTGGCTCGCGCGGCGGTTTCTGGACGTCCAGCTCTACGATTACCAGTGCGGCGCGAAGGCGCTCACCGCCGAGACGTGGCGATCGGTCCGCGCACACCTCTACGAGCCGGGGTTCGCCTGGGACATCGAACTGCTCTCGGTCGCCGGCGCGCTGGACTGTCGGATCGGGGAGGTCCCCGTCCGCTGGGAGGACCGCCCCGAGTCGACCGTCTCGACCGTCGGGACGACGCTGCGCCTCGCCCGCGCGCTGGTGACGTCGCGGCACCGCGCCCGGTTGCTGCGCGAGGACCGCGTCCACGAACTGCTCGACGCCCGGAGAGCGAACGAACCGTCGCTCGTCGACCGCCTCGCCGCGGCGGAGGCGGCAGAGCCCGCCGAGGCGGACTGA
- a CDS encoding translation initiation factor IF-2 subunit alpha, whose amino-acid sequence MKYSGWPETGELVVGEVDEITDFGVFVDLDEYENKRGLCHISEVASGWIKNVRDHVNVGQTVVAKVLDVDEGSQQIDLSIKDVNEHQRKDKIQEWKNEQKADNWMEVAFGEDLTDERYREVANALLAEFESLYDGFEAAAIHGTDALEDVDLDDDAIEAVVQTARENVSVPYVNVTGYVDLRCPTGDGVDRIKEALQAAEGDGDSVPEEIELEVTYVGAPEYRIQVRAPDYKTAEDALEAAAGRASDSIATDGGTGEYHRERHEDDE is encoded by the coding sequence ATGAAGTACAGCGGTTGGCCCGAGACGGGTGAGCTCGTCGTCGGCGAGGTCGACGAAATCACGGACTTCGGGGTCTTCGTCGACCTCGACGAGTACGAGAACAAGCGCGGCCTCTGTCACATCAGCGAGGTCGCGAGCGGCTGGATCAAGAACGTCCGCGACCACGTCAACGTCGGACAGACCGTCGTGGCGAAGGTGCTCGACGTCGACGAGGGCTCCCAGCAGATCGACCTCTCGATCAAGGACGTCAACGAGCACCAGCGCAAGGACAAGATCCAGGAGTGGAAGAACGAGCAGAAGGCCGACAACTGGATGGAGGTCGCCTTCGGCGAGGACCTCACGGACGAGCGCTACCGTGAGGTCGCGAACGCGCTGCTCGCGGAGTTCGAGTCGCTCTACGACGGCTTCGAGGCGGCCGCCATCCACGGCACGGACGCGCTCGAAGACGTCGACCTCGACGACGACGCGATCGAGGCGGTCGTCCAGACGGCCCGAGAGAACGTCTCCGTCCCGTACGTGAACGTCACGGGCTACGTCGACCTCCGGTGTCCGACCGGCGACGGCGTCGACCGGATCAAGGAGGCCCTCCAGGCCGCCGAGGGCGACGGCGACTCCGTGCCCGAGGAGATCGAACTCGAGGTCACCTACGTCGGTGCGCCCGAGTACCGGATCCAGGTCCGCGCGCCCGACTACAAGACCGCCGAGGACGCGCTGGAGGCGGCCGCCGGCCGCGCCAGCGACTCCATCGCGACCGACGGCGGCACCGGCGAGTACCACCGCGAACGACACGAAGACGACGAGTAA
- a CDS encoding HAH_0734 family protein — protein sequence MKKVIIRGDPDIGRGATIEVDGEEVVCFSIDRQSDYHGADRPQLWCTVGTEDERETFEKRQFVPHFLDVVAVDAEAVTVVEERGA from the coding sequence ATGAAGAAGGTCATCATCCGCGGAGACCCCGACATCGGTCGCGGCGCGACCATCGAAGTCGACGGCGAGGAGGTCGTCTGCTTCTCGATCGACCGCCAGAGCGACTACCACGGCGCGGACCGCCCGCAGCTGTGGTGCACCGTCGGCACCGAGGACGAGCGCGAAACGTTCGAGAAGCGGCAGTTCGTCCCGCACTTCCTGGACGTCGTCGCCGTCGACGCCGAGGCCGTGACGGTCGTCGAAGAGCGCGGCGCGTAA
- a CDS encoding 50S ribosomal protein L44e, whose protein sequence is MEMPRRFNTYCPNCDGHHEHEVEKVRTGRSTGMKWNARQTRRGKAVIGNAGKFSKVPGGDKPTKKTHLKYICSDCGKAHMREGWRAGRLTFQE, encoded by the coding sequence ATGGAAATGCCACGCCGATTCAACACGTACTGCCCGAACTGCGACGGGCACCACGAGCACGAGGTCGAGAAGGTCCGAACGGGACGCTCCACGGGAATGAAGTGGAACGCGCGACAGACCCGCCGCGGCAAGGCGGTCATCGGGAACGCCGGCAAGTTCTCGAAGGTGCCCGGTGGCGACAAGCCCACGAAGAAGACGCACCTGAAGTACATCTGCTCGGACTGCGGCAAGGCTCACATGCGAGAGGGATGGCGCGCCGGGCGTCTCACGTTCCAGGAGTAA
- a CDS encoding helix-hairpin-helix domain-containing protein gives MSIFDTILSSLRSLFGGESDHSESSSDGASTSESSRTEGTVSVERETDAGRDAADATTESVIKGADADVAASDEETAGDEATDEGEGDAPPEGVAAETDASASTETLVDEAEGREPAEAVETAGEGDEEVVPDSEEDDVETTGEAAAAGTDASASTETLVDEATGQEPGEAVAPTEAPEGDGDGDGGEEPDVADDSVDEPDESEGSDEADDSEDENEPEEETDDSEDENEPEGETDDSEDEDETEGETAESEDEDDTEEGTDESGGSSDPVETLKGIGPAYAERLGSVDIESVADLAAADPEEVAEEIDVSEKRVSDWVDRARDES, from the coding sequence ATGAGTATCTTCGATACGATCCTGTCGTCGCTGCGATCGCTCTTCGGCGGCGAATCCGATCACTCCGAATCGTCGTCGGACGGGGCGTCCACGTCGGAGTCGTCCCGCACCGAGGGGACGGTCTCCGTCGAGCGCGAGACCGACGCCGGTCGCGATGCGGCCGACGCCACGACCGAATCGGTGATCAAGGGGGCCGACGCGGACGTGGCCGCCTCCGACGAGGAGACGGCTGGAGACGAGGCGACGGACGAAGGCGAGGGGGACGCTCCCCCGGAGGGAGTCGCCGCCGAGACGGACGCGTCGGCGTCGACGGAGACCCTCGTCGACGAAGCCGAGGGGAGAGAGCCGGCCGAGGCGGTCGAAACGGCCGGCGAGGGCGACGAGGAGGTCGTCCCCGACTCCGAAGAGGACGACGTCGAAACCACCGGGGAGGCCGCTGCGGCCGGGACCGACGCGTCGGCGTCGACGGAGACGCTCGTCGACGAGGCGACGGGACAGGAACCGGGCGAAGCCGTCGCCCCGACCGAGGCTCCCGAAGGCGACGGGGACGGGGACGGAGGCGAGGAACCGGACGTCGCCGACGACTCCGTGGATGAGCCGGACGAGTCGGAGGGTTCCGACGAGGCGGACGACTCCGAGGATGAGAACGAACCCGAGGAGGAGACTGACGACTCCGAGGATGAGAACGAACCCGAGGGGGAGACTGACGACTCCGAGGATGAAGACGAAACTGAGGGGGAGACCGCTGAATCCGAGGATGAGGACGACACCGAGGAGGGAACCGACGAATCTGGGGGATCGAGCGACCCCGTCGAGACGCTCAAGGGGATCGGTCCCGCGTACGCCGAACGTCTCGGCTCGGTCGACATCGAGAGCGTCGCAGACCTCGCTGCGGCCGACCCCGAGGAGGTCGCCGAGGAGATCGACGTCTCCGAAAAACGCGTCTCCGACTGGGTCGACCGTGCACGGGACGAGTCGTAA
- a CDS encoding Rieske (2Fe-2S) protein gives MDEDRRIVAAEEVTAGETVVFTAKDGFEKTEGLLTRLDDGTVVAFTNYCPHWRDVRLDKGSSALVRNGEIVCQKHGATFEKSSGHCDFGPCEGAVLDTFEVTVDDGAVYLTGDEWDAAEPGLSEERDLSSGGRIDF, from the coding sequence ATGGACGAGGACCGCCGCATCGTCGCGGCCGAGGAGGTCACCGCCGGGGAGACGGTCGTCTTCACCGCGAAGGACGGCTTCGAGAAGACCGAGGGGCTCCTCACCCGCCTCGACGACGGCACCGTCGTCGCGTTCACGAACTACTGCCCGCACTGGCGGGATGTCCGCCTCGACAAGGGGTCGAGCGCGCTCGTCAGGAACGGCGAGATCGTCTGTCAGAAACACGGCGCGACGTTCGAGAAGTCCAGCGGCCACTGCGACTTCGGCCCCTGCGAGGGGGCCGTCCTCGACACCTTCGAGGTGACCGTCGACGACGGTGCCGTCTATCTCACTGGCGACGAGTGGGACGCAGCCGAACCGGGGCTCTCCGAGGAGCGGGACCTCTCTTCTGGCGGGCGAATCGACTTTTGA
- a CDS encoding dihydroneopterin aldolase family protein, producing MPTDAEQACFEAGIKFGSLYHQFAGTPVSPESAGSLGRAIEEAIENQPHCVDVDVDVRTDRIAEELAARSADYTELTGRFLDVEMRIEYADVGVRTRMEMEDDYPLMKLVAVEE from the coding sequence ATGCCCACCGACGCGGAACAGGCCTGTTTCGAGGCCGGGATCAAGTTCGGCTCGCTCTACCACCAGTTCGCGGGGACGCCCGTTAGCCCCGAGAGCGCCGGGAGTCTCGGCCGCGCGATCGAGGAGGCCATCGAGAACCAACCGCACTGCGTCGACGTCGACGTCGACGTCCGGACCGACCGGATCGCCGAGGAACTGGCCGCACGGTCGGCCGACTACACGGAACTGACGGGCAGGTTCCTCGACGTCGAGATGCGAATCGAGTACGCGGACGTCGGCGTTCGCACCCGGATGGAGATGGAAGACGACTACCCGCTTATGAAACTCGTCGCCGTCGAGGAGTAA
- the azf gene encoding NAD-dependent glucose-6-phosphate dehydrogenase — MDEPVLLTGAGGRVGQAILRHLGEAFEWRLLDREPLSSAKLPAGVDRDDVYVSDITDEATVRHAVDGCRAVIHLAGDPRPEAPWDSVLQNNIDGTQTMFEAAVETGVEKFVFASSNHAVGAYETDTRTPDMYRPDDDFRLDGTELPRPSNLYGVSKATGEVLGRYYHDHHDISVVNVRIGNLTEGHPPIDYERGQAMWLSYPDCAHLFERCVLAEYDYEIVYGISDNDRKYYSIDRAREILGYDPQDNSAEWNGDEHVDGDRR; from the coding sequence ATGGACGAGCCGGTTCTCTTGACAGGGGCGGGCGGACGCGTCGGACAGGCCATTCTGCGCCACCTCGGTGAGGCGTTCGAGTGGCGGCTGCTGGACAGGGAACCGCTCTCGAGCGCGAAGCTTCCCGCGGGCGTCGACCGCGACGACGTGTACGTCTCTGACATCACCGACGAGGCCACGGTCCGGCACGCCGTCGACGGCTGTCGCGCCGTGATCCACCTCGCGGGCGACCCGCGTCCGGAAGCGCCGTGGGACAGCGTCCTCCAGAACAACATCGACGGCACGCAGACGATGTTCGAGGCCGCCGTCGAGACCGGCGTCGAGAAGTTCGTCTTCGCCTCCTCGAACCACGCCGTCGGCGCGTACGAGACCGACACGCGCACGCCGGATATGTACCGGCCGGACGACGACTTCCGCCTCGACGGGACCGAACTGCCCCGTCCGAGCAACCTCTACGGGGTGAGCAAGGCGACCGGCGAGGTCCTGGGCCGGTACTACCACGACCACCACGACATCTCCGTCGTCAACGTCCGCATCGGCAACCTCACCGAGGGGCACCCGCCGATCGACTACGAGCGCGGGCAGGCGATGTGGCTCTCCTACCCCGACTGCGCGCACCTCTTCGAGCGCTGCGTGCTGGCGGAGTACGACTACGAGATCGTCTACGGCATTTCGGACAACGACCGGAAGTACTACTCGATCGACCGCGCCCGCGAGATCTTAGGGTACGACCCGCAGGACAACTCCGCGGAGTGGAACGGCGACGAGCACGTCGACGGCGACCGCCGATAG
- a CDS encoding 30S ribosomal protein S27e has product MAGNFYRVQCPDCDNEQVVFGKASTTVNCAVCGTTLATPTGGDAEIHGEVVETVERRSVEA; this is encoded by the coding sequence ATGGCAGGAAACTTCTACCGCGTTCAGTGTCCGGACTGCGACAACGAACAGGTCGTCTTCGGCAAGGCCTCGACGACCGTCAACTGCGCCGTTTGCGGAACGACGCTCGCGACGCCGACCGGCGGCGACGCCGAGATCCACGGCGAGGTCGTCGAAACGGTCGAACGACGCTCGGTCGAGGCGTAA
- a CDS encoding aminotransferase class IV, giving the protein MSDLTYHVDGDLVSADSATVSVRDRGFMYGDAVFETLRAYGGDVFRWDAHADRLAGSAAAISLDHGLSADGLKRRVDETLEANDLDDAYVKLSVTRGVQPGKLTPSPDVDPTVVVQVKPLPRGGVGSDPIWDGPAALQTVKTRRIPDAALPSRAKTHNYLNGILARLELRVSDADEAVMLDGEGHLAEGATSNLFFVDDEALRTPSLDGPVLPGITRAEVLDIAAEEGIPVREGAFTTDDLREATEAFVTNSTWEIRPVGTVDGIDVGGGPVTTLFRRLYDERVEAAHYGGDGSN; this is encoded by the coding sequence GTGAGCGACCTCACCTACCACGTCGACGGCGACCTCGTCTCCGCCGATTCGGCGACCGTGAGCGTCCGCGATCGGGGGTTTATGTACGGCGACGCCGTGTTCGAGACGCTGCGAGCCTACGGCGGCGACGTGTTCCGCTGGGACGCCCACGCCGACCGCCTCGCCGGCTCGGCGGCGGCGATCTCGCTCGATCACGGCCTTTCGGCCGACGGGCTGAAACGGCGCGTCGACGAGACGCTCGAAGCGAACGACCTCGACGACGCGTACGTGAAACTCTCCGTGACCCGCGGCGTCCAGCCGGGGAAACTGACGCCGAGTCCGGACGTCGACCCGACGGTCGTCGTGCAGGTGAAACCGCTCCCGCGCGGCGGCGTCGGCAGCGACCCGATCTGGGACGGGCCCGCCGCGCTCCAGACGGTGAAGACGCGGCGGATTCCCGACGCGGCGCTCCCCTCGCGGGCGAAGACGCACAACTACCTGAACGGCATCCTCGCGCGGCTGGAACTCCGCGTCTCCGACGCCGACGAGGCGGTGATGCTCGACGGCGAGGGTCACCTCGCCGAGGGCGCGACGAGCAACCTCTTCTTCGTCGACGACGAGGCGCTCCGCACGCCGAGTCTCGACGGCCCCGTCCTCCCGGGGATCACCCGCGCGGAGGTGCTCGACATCGCCGCCGAAGAGGGGATTCCGGTCCGGGAGGGCGCCTTCACCACCGACGACCTCCGCGAGGCGACGGAGGCGTTCGTGACGAACTCTACCTGGGAGATCAGACCGGTCGGGACTGTCGACGGCATCGACGTCGGGGGCGGCCCGGTGACGACCCTCTTCCGGCGGCTCTACGACGAACGCGTCGAGGCGGCACACTACGGCGGGGACGGATCGAACTGA
- a CDS encoding DUF2298 domain-containing protein — protein sequence MEYALVARWLVLYLALFALGLPLVARLLPRSTGRGAGLAVPASLVVLSVPAYWVGQVTWGPIALAAGVATLLLASALAGLDLAALRRGQVRLAVDVDRDAATDAAAVFLLGFAFVVAVRAFDPAVYPVGGEKFLDFGLLKTLERSTVLPPEDFWFANEPVKYYYGGHLTATLLAWLTATPPAFAYNLALAGFYAALVTAAFELAGAVSADRARSVATAGGRLSDPKSRRRIAGALAVFFVGLASNLVTAGRFALLSLPGSLGRRAAELVAGRTDYTVERILAGADSFSYWSASRVIPGTINEFPLFAWLNGDLHAHMMGTPALLLAAAVGYAYYRTPESELRRRRVLLFVVFPILGAWQAVQSTWSFPSVLALGWLAALFAPADPWTLLPGQSRLRRFGRLRRLGGFRAPTNGSGDGGVPAGSSPTSAATRELGRIAAALLAAALAAVLAAGLASPFLLGAATGGGERSIELLGPGMRSGLGALLLVHGAFVVGLGAWLCAETRIERPWFLLGALAAAVVVGTQIGFAALAVSVPLLVLAWVGLRASESVGYGAVLVVAGAGLATIVELVYVNEQAGPGRMNTVFKTYSQVWVFWGTAMGVALSSLLSRSTTASQSEAASASPSEAPPDAGGSNGAGARIARLIRGVPWHRVAAVALVIALVASTSVYGVLALGAHFDRASAGEPTLDATRFVETDHPEYAAAIDWVDARDGQPTMLEAPGTARYAGGTDGRPSVMYSWHANPASSLTGVPTVAGWRHEVGYRGRAAYRERVRDVDAMYTGNESERVRLLRQYEVEYIWVGPGERARYGSVSFGSDAIDVAHRSGDVTVYAVDLAALDDG from the coding sequence ATGGAGTACGCCCTCGTCGCCCGCTGGCTGGTCCTCTATCTCGCGCTCTTCGCGCTCGGTCTCCCGCTCGTCGCCCGGCTTCTCCCGCGGAGCACGGGACGGGGAGCGGGACTCGCCGTGCCCGCGTCGCTCGTCGTCCTCAGCGTCCCCGCCTACTGGGTCGGCCAGGTGACCTGGGGACCGATCGCGCTCGCCGCGGGCGTCGCGACGCTCCTGCTCGCCAGCGCCCTCGCCGGCCTCGACCTCGCCGCGCTTCGCCGCGGGCAAGTCCGCCTCGCGGTCGACGTCGACCGCGACGCCGCCACCGACGCCGCGGCGGTCTTCCTCCTCGGGTTCGCGTTCGTCGTCGCCGTGCGCGCGTTCGACCCGGCCGTCTACCCCGTCGGCGGCGAGAAGTTCCTCGACTTCGGGCTCCTGAAGACGCTCGAACGGTCGACGGTCCTCCCGCCGGAGGACTTCTGGTTCGCGAACGAGCCGGTGAAGTACTACTACGGCGGCCACCTGACCGCGACGCTGCTGGCGTGGCTGACGGCCACGCCCCCCGCGTTCGCCTACAACCTCGCACTCGCCGGGTTCTACGCCGCTCTGGTCACTGCGGCCTTCGAGCTGGCGGGTGCAGTGAGCGCCGACCGCGCTCGGTCGGTCGCCACCGCCGGCGGTCGCCTCTCGGACCCGAAGTCCCGCCGGCGTATCGCCGGCGCGCTCGCCGTCTTCTTCGTCGGTCTCGCGAGCAACCTCGTCACTGCGGGCCGGTTCGCGCTCCTGTCGCTCCCCGGGTCGCTCGGGCGCAGGGCCGCCGAACTCGTCGCCGGGCGGACCGATTACACCGTCGAGCGGATCCTCGCGGGCGCGGACTCGTTCAGCTACTGGAGCGCCTCGCGGGTCATCCCAGGGACGATCAACGAGTTCCCGCTGTTCGCGTGGCTCAACGGCGACCTCCACGCGCACATGATGGGCACGCCGGCGCTGCTGCTGGCCGCGGCGGTCGGGTACGCGTACTACCGGACTCCCGAATCGGAACTGCGACGGCGACGCGTCCTCCTGTTCGTCGTCTTCCCGATTCTGGGGGCCTGGCAGGCCGTCCAGAGCACGTGGAGCTTCCCGAGCGTGCTCGCGCTCGGGTGGCTGGCGGCGCTGTTCGCGCCCGCCGACCCCTGGACGCTGCTGCCCGGGCAGAGTCGGCTTCGGCGATTCGGGCGACTCCGGCGACTCGGGGGATTCCGAGCGCCGACGAACGGTTCCGGCGACGGCGGTGTCCCGGCCGGTTCGTCGCCGACGTCGGCCGCGACGCGCGAGCTCGGGCGGATCGCGGCGGCCCTGCTCGCCGCCGCTCTCGCCGCCGTCCTCGCGGCCGGTCTCGCGTCGCCGTTCCTCCTCGGCGCGGCGACGGGCGGCGGCGAGCGGTCGATCGAACTCCTCGGCCCGGGGATGCGCAGCGGTCTCGGCGCGCTGCTTCTCGTCCACGGCGCGTTCGTCGTCGGCCTCGGCGCGTGGCTCTGCGCCGAGACCCGGATCGAGCGGCCGTGGTTCCTCCTCGGCGCGCTCGCCGCGGCCGTCGTCGTCGGAACGCAGATCGGCTTCGCCGCGCTCGCGGTGTCGGTGCCGCTTCTCGTCCTCGCGTGGGTGGGCCTCCGCGCCTCGGAGTCGGTCGGCTACGGCGCCGTCCTCGTCGTCGCCGGGGCCGGACTGGCCACCATCGTCGAACTGGTGTACGTGAACGAGCAGGCCGGTCCCGGTCGTATGAACACCGTGTTCAAGACCTACTCGCAGGTGTGGGTGTTCTGGGGGACGGCGATGGGCGTCGCGCTCTCGTCGCTCCTCTCGCGGTCGACGACGGCTTCCCAGTCCGAGGCGGCGTCGGCCTCCCCCTCGGAAGCGCCCCCCGACGCCGGCGGATCGAACGGGGCCGGCGCTCGAATCGCCCGACTGATTCGCGGCGTCCCGTGGCACCGCGTCGCGGCCGTCGCGCTCGTGATCGCGCTGGTGGCGTCGACGAGCGTCTACGGCGTCCTCGCGCTCGGGGCCCACTTCGACCGCGCGTCGGCGGGCGAGCCGACGCTCGACGCGACGCGGTTCGTCGAGACCGACCACCCGGAGTACGCGGCGGCGATCGACTGGGTCGACGCGCGGGACGGGCAGCCGACGATGCTCGAAGCGCCCGGAACCGCGCGTTATGCGGGCGGGACGGACGGACGGCCGAGCGTGATGTACAGCTGGCACGCCAACCCCGCGTCGAGTCTCACCGGCGTCCCGACGGTCGCCGGGTGGCGACACGAGGTCGGCTACCGAGGCCGGGCGGCGTACCGGGAGCGCGTCCGCGACGTCGACGCGATGTACACCGGCAACGAATCCGAGCGCGTACGGCTGCTCCGGCAGTACGAGGTCGAGTACATCTGGGTCGGGCCGGGCGAGCGCGCCCGCTACGGCTCGGTCTCGTTCGGGAGCGACGCGATCGACGTCGCGCACCGATCGGGCGACGTGACGGTCTACGCGGTCGACCTCGCGGCGCTCGACGACGGCTGA